A region of the Kribbella sp. NBC_01245 genome:
GATCCTCAAGACGGTTGCCAGTCGCAACGAAGGTGTCGACGAAGTGGTCGCGAAAATCGGTGAGCGACTGGCCTGGATGAAGGCCACCGGGGTGCTCGAAGAGCGTCGCCGAAGCCGCGCCAGGGACGAGATCGAGGCCATCGCGATGACCGCGTTGAGGTCGCGTTTCGCCCATCTCCATGGGGATTCCCGGCTCGACGTACTGGCCGCGAAGGTGGCCGGCGGCGACACCGATCCGTACGCCGCTGCCGACGAGCTGATCGCCGCGCTCTAGGCGGACGTGAACCTCGGGCCAGGCCGGGGCATGACCGCATGGTGAGACAGGTGGCCCAACGATTACTGACTGGTACCGACCGGTAAGGTGCGACCCGCCCGGACACTTCTCCGGGCGACGGCGCGCCGGGCTGTGCCGTGCCCCCCGATCCGTTACAGAATAGGACTTGTAGCTGGTGGGCATTGTGCGGTGGGCTGTGTTCAGTCAGTGACAATGAGTGACTAACCGTGATACAACACAGTCGACCGAATTGGTTGAGAACGAGGAGTGGTGACATGCCTAAGAAGCTGCTGATCTGGCTGGTCATCGCCTTTGCGGCGTTTTATTTGATCTCCCAGCCGGAGAATGCCGCAAACGCTGTGGGCGGTGCGTTCTCGGCCGTCGGGGATGCATTTGGAAGCGTTATCACCTTCCTGACGGCGCTGTTCAACTGAGCCCGCTGACCTAAGCTTGAGTCTCAGAGCTTGTCTTTCAGGGCCACACGGCCTGGTACGGGGCTGACGATGGTGGAGCGCGCATGGCGGGGATAGGCCTCTTCAAGATCTTCGACCCGAAGGTCAGGCGCCACCTGATCGCGGACGAGGGCGAAGTGGTGATCGACGAGGTCCGCCACCACTGGGTGGTGTTCTTCGTCCCGATGCTCGAGGTCGCACTCGCGGCCGCCTTGCTGGTCACCATGCTGCTGCTGTCGCTCAACGCGGCGGGAGTGGTGCTCTTCCTGGTGCTGCTTCTGCTCGGACACGCCTTCTGGCGGTTCCTCACCGAGCACCGGGACAGGTTCGTGGTCACGAACATGCGGGTGATGCGGATCCGGGGTGTCTTCAGCCAGCGAGTGGCGACCACCCCGATCGCGCGAATCCTGGACATCACCTTGGAGAAGCCCTGGATCGGCCGGTTCATGGGCTACGGACACTTCATCTTCGAGTCGGCGGCCCAGGACCAGGGCTTCCGCGAGATCCGCTTCGTCAGCCGGCCGGACGAGCGTGATCTCACCATTCAGCGCGTCATCCAGCGCACCGGCCTGCGGGCCAGTGCGAGTGTCGACACGGTCGTGGTCAGCGATGAGGACTCCGACGACGACGGCACCGGACCGATCGGGATGGATCCGGCGACCGAGGTCACCGCCGGGCCGGTCGCCAGTTCGCACCACCACGCGCCGACGCGCGCGACCAGCAAGTCGATCTTCAACAGCGATCGGGCCAACTGGACCGATGGCCACCCTGACGACTAGCCCCAACGGACCTGAGCCCTACCGACTGGCGCCCCCACTGACTGGCGCCTACTGGGTAGCCTCCTTCAGCCTCGCCCGGAACTCCTGGGTGACCTCTTCGGAGCCGGCGATCTGGATCGCGTCCTGATCGAGACGGCCCCAGACCCACAACAGCACCGCAGCGGGCTCGCCGAAGATCTCGGCGGCGACCTCACCTTCGGCGCCATCCGTCACCGTCACCTCGGTGCCGGTCAGCGCGACCGTCCACGACCGGCCGGCGGCGGTGATCCGGATCGACGCGTCCACCGGGTGCTTGGAATCGCCCTCGTCCCAGACGCCGCCCATCATCACCCGTAGCACCTCGTCGATGCCGTCGCTCGCCAGCTCGGCGTCGATCGGCGTCACCACGTCATGCGCCAGCTCGACGTCGACCCGGTGCACTGCCGTCTCCTGCGCCATCCGGCGGAACCAGAAGCCCGTGGTCTGGTCCTCCGGCCACCACGTCCAGCTCGGGGCCGAGGGGCCTGACTCGGCGAGTTGGGCGAACAGGCGCGCGGTCGCGTCGTCGTACAGCTCGAGGGCATCGCGATCGTCCAGGCCCGCGGGCGGCCAGGGCTCGGGTCTGGCGTTGCGCTGGATGGCCTCGATCTTGTGCAGATAGACCATGGCGACATGGCGGACGACCGTCTCGACGGTCCAGCCCGGGCAGCACGGGACCTCGGCGGTCAGGCCGAGCCGGGCCACCTCGGCGAGGCGGTCGGCGTCGGCCCGGAGGGTGCGGAGGAAGAACTCTGGCGTCGGCATGAGCAGAGCTTGCCAGGCAGCTCCGACACTTTGGGTACTCTGCGGCCATGGCGAGGAAGAAAGCGCTTCCGTTCGACCCGATCGACGAGGCCTCCCGGCAGTGGGGGCGGCGTTGGGGCGCGGTCGAGCAGATGCGTGCCGTCACCTCGCTGATGCGGGCCCAGCAGATCGTCATCGGTGAGCTGGACGAGCTGTTGAAGACGCACGGTCTGACCTTCGCCCGGTTCGAGGCGTTGGTGCTGCTCACGTTCTCCCGCCGCGGTTCGTTGCCGCTGGGCAAGATGGGGGAGCGGTTGCAGGTCCATCCGACTTCGGTGACGTCGATCGTGCGCCGCTTGGAGGCGGCCGGCCTGGTCACGCGTACGCCGCACCCCGACGACGGCCGCGCCGTACTGTGCGAGATCACCCCGGCCGGACGCGACCTGGTGGAGAAGGCGACGGCCGACCTGGTCGAGGCCGATTTCGCCCTGCGCGGTCTGACCGACGAGCAACTCCGCATGCTCTGGTCGGTCCTCGAGCCACTCAGGCACAACGCGGGCGATTTCTGACTGGCCCCAGGCTGGTCAGAAACCGCCCGCGCCGAATCAGGCCGGGCCGCCGAGGCCCCAATTGCCGCAGGGACAAAACCAATGGCGGTTCTTCAAGAGCTTCCTCCAGGCGTGCTGGTGCGGGGGCAAGCCGGGCGCTCCGGCCGCGGATCCAGCCAATCGCGTGGTCGTGGATGGGCCAATCGTTTCGAGGCGTCCCGAAGGTTCAACGATTTCCGTGATCGAACGATCGTGGTCCAACCGGCGTTCGGGCTGGGAAATAGTAGGACGTCCTAGTAGTTTGGAGGCGAGCACCCAGGAGGTCTGACATATGCATGCCGACGACATCGCGGCCGGCCGGAGCCGGTGGCAGCAGCGGTACGACGCTTCGAAGCGGCGTACGGCCGATTTCACCACCCTGTCCGGGACCGAGGTCGAGCCCGTCTACGGCCCGCCCGAGGGGTACGACGATCCCCGGATGGAGCGGATCGGCTGGCCGGGGGAGTTCCCGTTCACCCGTGGGCTCTACGCCACCGGGTATCGCGGCCGGACCTGGACGATCCGGCAGTTCGCCGGGTTCGGTAATGCCGAGGACACCAACGAGCGGTACAAGATGATCCTCGGTTCGGGCGGTGGCGGTCTGTCCGTCGCGTTCGACATGCCGACGTTGATGGGCCGCGACTCCGACGACCCGAAGGCACTGGGCGAGGTCGGCCACTGTGGTGTCGCGATCGACTCGGCCATCGACATGGATCGCCTGTTCAAGGACATCCCGCTGCAGGACGTCACCACCTCGATGACGATCTCCGGCCCCGCCGTACCGGCGTTCTGTATGTATCTGGTCGCGGCCGAGCGCCAGGGTGCCGACATCACCAAGCTCAACGGCACGCTGCAGACCGACATCTTCAAGGAGTACATCGCGCAGAAGGAGTGGCTCTTCCCGCCCGAGCCGCATCTGCGTTTGATCGGCGACCTGATGGAGTACTGCCAGCACAACATCCCGGCGTACAAGCCGTTGAGTGTGTCGGGCTATCACATCCGCGAGGCTGGTTCGACCGCCGCGCAGGAGCTGGCGTACACGCTCGCCGATGGTTTCGGGTACGTCGAGCTGGGGCTGTCCCGTGGGCTCGATATCGAGAAATTCGCGCCGGGTCTTTCGTTCTTCTTCGACAGTCATCTCGACTTCTTCGAGGAGATCGCGAAGTTCCGCGCCAGCCGCCGTATTTGGGCTCGTTGGCTGCGCGATGTGTATGGCGCCAAGACCGAGAAGGCCCAGTGGCTGCGGTTCCACACGCAGACGGCAGGCGTTTCGCTCACCGCGCAGCAGCCGGTCAACAACGTCGTGCGTACGGCGGTCGAGGCGCTCGCGGCCGTGCTCGGTGGCACCAACTCGCTGCACACCAACGCGCTCGACGAGACGCTCGCGCTGCCGACCGAGGAGTCGGCGGAGATCGCGCTGCGGACCCAGTCGGTGCTGATGGAGGAGATCGGTGTCATCAACGTCGCCGATCCGCTTGGTGGTTCGTGGTACGTCGAGGCGCTGACCGACAAGATCGAGGCCGAGGCCGAGGAGATCTTCCAGCGGATCAAGGACATGAGCTCCGACGGCACCATGACAGCGGGCATTCTGCGCGGGATCGAGGACGGCTGGTTCATGTCCGAGATCGCCGACGCCGCCTTCGAGTACCAGCAGAAGCTGGAGAAGGGCGAGAAGAAGATCGTCGGCGTCAACACGCTGACCGACACCGTTTCGGGTGAGCTGGAGATCCTCCGGGTCAGCCATGAGGTCGAGGTCGAGCAGTGCCGGGTGCTGGCGGCGCGCAAGTCACAGCGCGATGAGGACTCCGTCCGTCGTACGCTGTCGGCGCTGGTCGAGGCGTCCAGAGGGACCGGCAACCTGATCGAGCCCATGCTGGAGGCGGTGCGTGCGGAGGCCACGATGGGGGAGATTTGCGACGTCCTCCGAATCGAGTGGGGAGAGTACCGGGAGCCCGCCCGCTTCTGAGCCACCTTCGAAACCCGCTCAACCGGCTCGGCCGACCTCTCCCGACGGTCGCAGCGTCATCGTCTGTGGTTCGGACCGTACGACGCTGCGGGTCGTCTCGGAACTGGTCGATTCCGGCGAACGCGTGACCGCCATCGTCAATCCCGACTCGCGTCACTTCGAGCGCATCGGCGAGCTGGCCGACCACCAGATCGGCGTCCGCGTGCTGAGCGAGACGACGCTCGCGCGCGCGGGCGTCGACGCCATCGACGACAAGCCCTCGGCGGCGCGGGCGCTGGTTCTGCTCGATACGAACGACGTCCGCAACGTGCACGCTGCCCTGACCGCGCGGGACCTCGACCCGCGGATTCGGATCATCGTGCAGATGGTCAATCCGCGGATCGGGGAACAGCTGCACGCGCTGCTCGGCGACTGCGTGGTGATCTCGGGCCCCTCGCTCGCCGCCCCGGCCTTCGTCGCGGACGCGCTGGAGGAGGACGAGCTGATCTGGACGGACCTCGGCGGCCGCCGCTTGGTCGCCGGACCGGCCGACCGGATCAACGAGCAGCTGACCGTACTGGCCGACACGTCGTCGTCCGCGCGGCCGGATCTGCTGCCGGATACCAGCGACGACCCGACGGCCGACGTCGTCCTCGGTACGAGTATTCGCCGCAAGCCATTGCGCAAGGACGTCCGCCGGGCCGGTTTGATGATCGCGATCCGCGACGACGTCTTCGATCGGCGAGTGCGTTGGATCATGGCGGTGATGGCCCTGGTCGCGTTGGCCGGCACAGTGACGATCGCGCTGGGCACTGGGCCGGACGTGACTTGGTTGCACGCGCTCTACCTCGCGCTCGGTGCGATCACGTCCGCCGGTATCGAGGACGACTTGTTCTCGCACGCGGATCCGTGGGTGAAGGTCGTCGCGGTCGGCGTACAACTGACCGGCATCGTGCTGGTCGCGCTGCTGACCGCGGTGGTCGTCGACTCGCTGATCGGTGCCCGGTTGAGCCGGGTGATCGGTGGTGTCCGCGGTGAGCCGCGCAACCACGTGGTCGTCTCTGGCCTCGGTACGGTCGGCGCGCGCGTGCTCGAACTGCTGACAGAGCGCGGTGTCGCCGTCGTCGGGATCGAGAAGGACGAGGATGCGCCGGGCGTGCAGACCGCCCATCGGCTGCGCATCCCGGTCATCATCGGCGACGGCAGTGCGGAGGAAACGCTGCGCTCGGCGGGAGCCGCCCGATGTCAGGCGTTGCTCGCGATCACCGATGGCGATATCACCAACCTGGAAACGGCGATGGTGGTGCGCGGGCTCAATCCCGACGCGAAGATCACCATGCGCATGTTCGACCACGACCTCGCGCAACGGGTGGAGCGGCGGCTGAACATCGGCTCGAGCCGTTCGGTGTCGATGCTGGTCGCCCCGGC
Encoded here:
- a CDS encoding PH domain-containing protein, producing MAGIGLFKIFDPKVRRHLIADEGEVVIDEVRHHWVVFFVPMLEVALAAALLVTMLLLSLNAAGVVLFLVLLLLGHAFWRFLTEHRDRFVVTNMRVMRIRGVFSQRVATTPIARILDITLEKPWIGRFMGYGHFIFESAAQDQGFREIRFVSRPDERDLTIQRVIQRTGLRASASVDTVVVSDEDSDDDGTGPIGMDPATEVTAGPVASSHHHAPTRATSKSIFNSDRANWTDGHPDD
- a CDS encoding maleylpyruvate isomerase family mycothiol-dependent enzyme; translated protein: MPTPEFFLRTLRADADRLAEVARLGLTAEVPCCPGWTVETVVRHVAMVYLHKIEAIQRNARPEPWPPAGLDDRDALELYDDATARLFAQLAESGPSAPSWTWWPEDQTTGFWFRRMAQETAVHRVDVELAHDVVTPIDAELASDGIDEVLRVMMGGVWDEGDSKHPVDASIRITAAGRSWTVALTGTEVTVTDGAEGEVAAEIFGEPAAVLLWVWGRLDQDAIQIAGSEEVTQEFRARLKEATQ
- a CDS encoding MarR family winged helix-turn-helix transcriptional regulator; the protein is MARKKALPFDPIDEASRQWGRRWGAVEQMRAVTSLMRAQQIVIGELDELLKTHGLTFARFEALVLLTFSRRGSLPLGKMGERLQVHPTSVTSIVRRLEAAGLVTRTPHPDDGRAVLCEITPAGRDLVEKATADLVEADFALRGLTDEQLRMLWSVLEPLRHNAGDF
- a CDS encoding acyl-CoA mutase large subunit family protein is translated as MHADDIAAGRSRWQQRYDASKRRTADFTTLSGTEVEPVYGPPEGYDDPRMERIGWPGEFPFTRGLYATGYRGRTWTIRQFAGFGNAEDTNERYKMILGSGGGGLSVAFDMPTLMGRDSDDPKALGEVGHCGVAIDSAIDMDRLFKDIPLQDVTTSMTISGPAVPAFCMYLVAAERQGADITKLNGTLQTDIFKEYIAQKEWLFPPEPHLRLIGDLMEYCQHNIPAYKPLSVSGYHIREAGSTAAQELAYTLADGFGYVELGLSRGLDIEKFAPGLSFFFDSHLDFFEEIAKFRASRRIWARWLRDVYGAKTEKAQWLRFHTQTAGVSLTAQQPVNNVVRTAVEALAAVLGGTNSLHTNALDETLALPTEESAEIALRTQSVLMEEIGVINVADPLGGSWYVEALTDKIEAEAEEIFQRIKDMSSDGTMTAGILRGIEDGWFMSEIADAAFEYQQKLEKGEKKIVGVNTLTDTVSGELEILRVSHEVEVEQCRVLAARKSQRDEDSVRRTLSALVEASRGTGNLIEPMLEAVRAEATMGEICDVLRIEWGEYREPARF
- a CDS encoding NAD-binding protein gives rise to the protein MRRPRWGRFATSSESSGESTGSPPASEPPSKPAQPARPTSPDGRSVIVCGSDRTTLRVVSELVDSGERVTAIVNPDSRHFERIGELADHQIGVRVLSETTLARAGVDAIDDKPSAARALVLLDTNDVRNVHAALTARDLDPRIRIIVQMVNPRIGEQLHALLGDCVVISGPSLAAPAFVADALEEDELIWTDLGGRRLVAGPADRINEQLTVLADTSSSARPDLLPDTSDDPTADVVLGTSIRRKPLRKDVRRAGLMIAIRDDVFDRRVRWIMAVMALVALAGTVTIALGTGPDVTWLHALYLALGAITSAGIEDDLFSHADPWVKVVAVGVQLTGIVLVALLTAVVVDSLIGARLSRVIGGVRGEPRNHVVVSGLGTVGARVLELLTERGVAVVGIEKDEDAPGVQTAHRLRIPVIIGDGSAEETLRSAGAARCQALLAITDGDITNLETAMVVRGLNPDAKITMRMFDHDLAQRVERRLNIGSSRSVSMLVAPAVAAAVTNRLVQATVPAGRRVLLLTEVVVQPNSVAVGRRLGELQERGQSRILAIRRPATGRKEFEWGWNPRWDMRVEPGLRIAVAATRSGLARLLLATRAPRGGGLSERMEP